One genomic window of Mustela erminea isolate mMusErm1 chromosome 13, mMusErm1.Pri, whole genome shotgun sequence includes the following:
- the CAMKK2 gene encoding calcium/calmodulin-dependent protein kinase kinase 2 isoform X1, with product MSSCVSSQPSSDPAALQDELGGGGDSEGQKPCEALQGLSSLSIRLGMESFIVVTECEPGCVADRGLARDRPLEAHGRDGPLDASGSGPEARPQLCSRKLSLQERSQLDANGRCVYAALPHSPVGSPQSSPRLPRRPTVESHHVSITGMQDCVQLNQYTLKDEIGKGSYGVVKLAYNENDNTYYAMKVLSKKKLIRQAGFPRRPPPRGTRPAPGGCIQPRGPIEQVYQEIAILKKLDHPNVVKLVEVLDDPNEDHLYMVFELVNQGPVMEVPTLKPLSEDQARFYFQDLIKGIEYLHYQKIIHRDIKPSNLLVGEDGHIKIADFGVSNEFKGSDALLSNTVGTPAFMAPESLSETRKIFSGKALDVWAMGVTLYCFVFGQCPFMDERIMCLHSKIKSQALEFPDQPDIAEDLKDLITRMLDKNPESRIVVPEIKLHPWVTRHGAEPLPSEDENCTLVEVTEEEVENSVKHIPSLATVILVKTMIRKRSFGNPFEGSRREERSLSAPGNLLTKKPTRECEPLSEPKEARQRRQPPGPRPAPRGGGGSALVKGGPRAESWGAPAPGPCARMHPLRPDQAME from the exons ATGTCATCATGCGTCTCTAGTCAGCCCAGCAGCGACCCAGCCGCCCTCCAGGATGAGCTGGGGGGCGGCGGCGACAGCGAAGGCCAGAAGCCCTGTGAAGCCCTGCAGGGCCTCTCGTCCCTGAGCATCCGCCTGGGCATGGAGTCCTTCATCGTGGTCACCGAGTGTGAGCCGGGCTGCGTGGCGGACCGCGGCCTGGCCCGGGACCGGCCCCTGGAGGCCCACGGCCGAGATGGGCCCCTCGACGCCTCCGGCTCCGGGCCCGAGGCCCGGCCGCAGCTGTGCAGTCGCAAGCTCTCTCTGCAGGAGCGGTCCCAGCTGGACGCGAACGGACGCTGCGTCTACGCGGCCCTGCCCCACTCGCCGGTGGGCTCCCCGCAGTCGTCGCCGCGGCTGCCCCGGCGGCCCACGGTGGAGTCCCACCACGTCTCCATCACGGGCATGCAG GATTGTGTACAGCTGAATCAGTACACGCTGAAGGATGAAATTGGAAAG GGCTCCTATGGTGTGGTCAAGTTGGCCTACAATGAAAATGACAATACCTATTAC GCGATGAAGGTGCTGTCCAAAAAGAAGCTGATCCGACAGGCGGGCTTTCCAC gtcgccccccaccccgaggcACCCGGCCAGCCCCCGGCGGCTGCATCCAGCCTAGGGGCCCCATTGAGCAGGTGTACCAGGAAATCGCCATCCTCAAGAAGCTAGACCACCCCAATGTGGTGAAGCTGGTGGAG GTCCTGGATGACCCCAATGAGGACCATCTGTACATGG TGTTTGAACTGGTCAACCAAGG GCCTGTGATGGAAGTGCCCACCCTCAAACCACTCTCCGAAGACCAGGCCCGTTTCTACTTCCAGGACCTGATCAAAGGCATAGAGTACC TGCACTACCAGAAGATCATCCACCGGGACATCAAACCTTCCAACCTGCTCGTGGGAGAAGATGGCCACATCAAGATTGCCGACTTTGGTGTGAGCAACGAGTTCAAGGGCAGCGATGCGCTCCTTTCTAACACCGTCGGCACGCCCGCCTTCATGGCGCCGGAGTCACTCTCGGAGACCCGGAAGATCTTCTCTGGGAAG GCTTTGGATGTCTGGGCCATGGGCGTGACGCTGTATTGCTTTGTGTTTGGCCAG TGCCCATTCATGGACGAGCGGATCATGTGTTTACACagtaagatcaagagtcaggcccTGGAGTTTCCAGATCA GCCCGATATAGCTGAGGACTTGAAGGACCTAATCACCCGCATGTTGGACAAGAACCCGGAATCAAGGATCGTGGTGCCAGAAATCAAG CTGCACCCCTGGGTCACGAGGCATGGGGCGGAGCCGTTGCCATCGGAGGACGAGAACTGCACGCTGGTCGAGGTGACCGAAGAGGAGGTCGAGAATTCGGTCAAACACATTCCCAGCCTGGCAACCGTG ATCCTGGTGAAGACCATGATACGGAAACGCTCCTTCGGGAACCCGTTTGAGGGCAGCCGGCGGGAGGAGCGCTCATTGTCGGCGCCTGGAAACCTGCTCAC CAAAAAACCAACCAGGGAGTGTGAGCCCCTGTCTGAGCCCAAG GAAGCAAGGCAGCGAAGACAGCCTCCGGGCCCCCGACCCGCCCCccgtgggggaggaggaagtgcTCTTGTGAAAGGCGGTCCCCGTGCCGAGAGTTGGGgggccccggcccccggcccgtGCGCTCGCATGCATCCTCTGCGGCCCGACCAGGCGATGGAGTAG
- the CAMKK2 gene encoding calcium/calmodulin-dependent protein kinase kinase 2 isoform X4, giving the protein MSSCVSSQPSSDPAALQDELGGGGDSEGQKPCEALQGLSSLSIRLGMESFIVVTECEPGCVADRGLARDRPLEAHGRDGPLDASGSGPEARPQLCSRKLSLQERSQLDANGRCVYAALPHSPVGSPQSSPRLPRRPTVESHHVSITGMQDCVQLNQYTLKDEIGKGSYGVVKLAYNENDNTYYAMKVLSKKKLIRQAGFPRRPPPRGTRPAPGGCIQPRGPIEQVYQEIAILKKLDHPNVVKLVEVLDDPNEDHLYMVFELVNQGPVMEVPTLKPLSEDQARFYFQDLIKGIEYLHYQKIIHRDIKPSNLLVGEDGHIKIADFGVSNEFKGSDALLSNTVGTPAFMAPESLSETRKIFSGKALDVWAMGVTLYCFVFGQCPFMDERIMCLHSKIKSQALEFPDQPDIAEDLKDLITRMLDKNPESRIVVPEIKILVKTMIRKRSFGNPFEGSRREERSLSAPGNLLTKQGSEDSLRAPDPPPVGEEEVLL; this is encoded by the exons ATGTCATCATGCGTCTCTAGTCAGCCCAGCAGCGACCCAGCCGCCCTCCAGGATGAGCTGGGGGGCGGCGGCGACAGCGAAGGCCAGAAGCCCTGTGAAGCCCTGCAGGGCCTCTCGTCCCTGAGCATCCGCCTGGGCATGGAGTCCTTCATCGTGGTCACCGAGTGTGAGCCGGGCTGCGTGGCGGACCGCGGCCTGGCCCGGGACCGGCCCCTGGAGGCCCACGGCCGAGATGGGCCCCTCGACGCCTCCGGCTCCGGGCCCGAGGCCCGGCCGCAGCTGTGCAGTCGCAAGCTCTCTCTGCAGGAGCGGTCCCAGCTGGACGCGAACGGACGCTGCGTCTACGCGGCCCTGCCCCACTCGCCGGTGGGCTCCCCGCAGTCGTCGCCGCGGCTGCCCCGGCGGCCCACGGTGGAGTCCCACCACGTCTCCATCACGGGCATGCAG GATTGTGTACAGCTGAATCAGTACACGCTGAAGGATGAAATTGGAAAG GGCTCCTATGGTGTGGTCAAGTTGGCCTACAATGAAAATGACAATACCTATTAC GCGATGAAGGTGCTGTCCAAAAAGAAGCTGATCCGACAGGCGGGCTTTCCAC gtcgccccccaccccgaggcACCCGGCCAGCCCCCGGCGGCTGCATCCAGCCTAGGGGCCCCATTGAGCAGGTGTACCAGGAAATCGCCATCCTCAAGAAGCTAGACCACCCCAATGTGGTGAAGCTGGTGGAG GTCCTGGATGACCCCAATGAGGACCATCTGTACATGG TGTTTGAACTGGTCAACCAAGG GCCTGTGATGGAAGTGCCCACCCTCAAACCACTCTCCGAAGACCAGGCCCGTTTCTACTTCCAGGACCTGATCAAAGGCATAGAGTACC TGCACTACCAGAAGATCATCCACCGGGACATCAAACCTTCCAACCTGCTCGTGGGAGAAGATGGCCACATCAAGATTGCCGACTTTGGTGTGAGCAACGAGTTCAAGGGCAGCGATGCGCTCCTTTCTAACACCGTCGGCACGCCCGCCTTCATGGCGCCGGAGTCACTCTCGGAGACCCGGAAGATCTTCTCTGGGAAG GCTTTGGATGTCTGGGCCATGGGCGTGACGCTGTATTGCTTTGTGTTTGGCCAG TGCCCATTCATGGACGAGCGGATCATGTGTTTACACagtaagatcaagagtcaggcccTGGAGTTTCCAGATCA GCCCGATATAGCTGAGGACTTGAAGGACCTAATCACCCGCATGTTGGACAAGAACCCGGAATCAAGGATCGTGGTGCCAGAAATCAAG ATCCTGGTGAAGACCATGATACGGAAACGCTCCTTCGGGAACCCGTTTGAGGGCAGCCGGCGGGAGGAGCGCTCATTGTCGGCGCCTGGAAACCTGCTCAC GAAGCAAGGCAGCGAAGACAGCCTCCGGGCCCCCGACCCGCCCCccgtgggggaggaggaagtgcTCTTGTGA
- the CAMKK2 gene encoding calcium/calmodulin-dependent protein kinase kinase 2 isoform X2, producing MSSCVSSQPSSDPAALQDELGGGGDSEGQKPCEALQGLSSLSIRLGMESFIVVTECEPGCVADRGLARDRPLEAHGRDGPLDASGSGPEARPQLCSRKLSLQERSQLDANGRCVYAALPHSPVGSPQSSPRLPRRPTVESHHVSITGMQDCVQLNQYTLKDEIGKGSYGVVKLAYNENDNTYYAMKVLSKKKLIRQAGFPRRPPPRGTRPAPGGCIQPRGPIEQVYQEIAILKKLDHPNVVKLVEVLDDPNEDHLYMVFELVNQGPVMEVPTLKPLSEDQARFYFQDLIKGIEYLHYQKIIHRDIKPSNLLVGEDGHIKIADFGVSNEFKGSDALLSNTVGTPAFMAPESLSETRKIFSGKALDVWAMGVTLYCFVFGQCPFMDERIMCLHSKIKSQALEFPDQPDIAEDLKDLITRMLDKNPESRIVVPEIKILVKTMIRKRSFGNPFEGSRREERSLSAPGNLLTKKPTRECEPLSEPKEARQRRQPPGPRPAPRGGGGSALVKGGPRAESWGAPAPGPCARMHPLRPDQAME from the exons ATGTCATCATGCGTCTCTAGTCAGCCCAGCAGCGACCCAGCCGCCCTCCAGGATGAGCTGGGGGGCGGCGGCGACAGCGAAGGCCAGAAGCCCTGTGAAGCCCTGCAGGGCCTCTCGTCCCTGAGCATCCGCCTGGGCATGGAGTCCTTCATCGTGGTCACCGAGTGTGAGCCGGGCTGCGTGGCGGACCGCGGCCTGGCCCGGGACCGGCCCCTGGAGGCCCACGGCCGAGATGGGCCCCTCGACGCCTCCGGCTCCGGGCCCGAGGCCCGGCCGCAGCTGTGCAGTCGCAAGCTCTCTCTGCAGGAGCGGTCCCAGCTGGACGCGAACGGACGCTGCGTCTACGCGGCCCTGCCCCACTCGCCGGTGGGCTCCCCGCAGTCGTCGCCGCGGCTGCCCCGGCGGCCCACGGTGGAGTCCCACCACGTCTCCATCACGGGCATGCAG GATTGTGTACAGCTGAATCAGTACACGCTGAAGGATGAAATTGGAAAG GGCTCCTATGGTGTGGTCAAGTTGGCCTACAATGAAAATGACAATACCTATTAC GCGATGAAGGTGCTGTCCAAAAAGAAGCTGATCCGACAGGCGGGCTTTCCAC gtcgccccccaccccgaggcACCCGGCCAGCCCCCGGCGGCTGCATCCAGCCTAGGGGCCCCATTGAGCAGGTGTACCAGGAAATCGCCATCCTCAAGAAGCTAGACCACCCCAATGTGGTGAAGCTGGTGGAG GTCCTGGATGACCCCAATGAGGACCATCTGTACATGG TGTTTGAACTGGTCAACCAAGG GCCTGTGATGGAAGTGCCCACCCTCAAACCACTCTCCGAAGACCAGGCCCGTTTCTACTTCCAGGACCTGATCAAAGGCATAGAGTACC TGCACTACCAGAAGATCATCCACCGGGACATCAAACCTTCCAACCTGCTCGTGGGAGAAGATGGCCACATCAAGATTGCCGACTTTGGTGTGAGCAACGAGTTCAAGGGCAGCGATGCGCTCCTTTCTAACACCGTCGGCACGCCCGCCTTCATGGCGCCGGAGTCACTCTCGGAGACCCGGAAGATCTTCTCTGGGAAG GCTTTGGATGTCTGGGCCATGGGCGTGACGCTGTATTGCTTTGTGTTTGGCCAG TGCCCATTCATGGACGAGCGGATCATGTGTTTACACagtaagatcaagagtcaggcccTGGAGTTTCCAGATCA GCCCGATATAGCTGAGGACTTGAAGGACCTAATCACCCGCATGTTGGACAAGAACCCGGAATCAAGGATCGTGGTGCCAGAAATCAAG ATCCTGGTGAAGACCATGATACGGAAACGCTCCTTCGGGAACCCGTTTGAGGGCAGCCGGCGGGAGGAGCGCTCATTGTCGGCGCCTGGAAACCTGCTCAC CAAAAAACCAACCAGGGAGTGTGAGCCCCTGTCTGAGCCCAAG GAAGCAAGGCAGCGAAGACAGCCTCCGGGCCCCCGACCCGCCCCccgtgggggaggaggaagtgcTCTTGTGAAAGGCGGTCCCCGTGCCGAGAGTTGGGgggccccggcccccggcccgtGCGCTCGCATGCATCCTCTGCGGCCCGACCAGGCGATGGAGTAG
- the CAMKK2 gene encoding calcium/calmodulin-dependent protein kinase kinase 2 isoform X3, producing the protein MSSCVSSQPSSDPAALQDELGGGGDSEGQKPCEALQGLSSLSIRLGMESFIVVTECEPGCVADRGLARDRPLEAHGRDGPLDASGSGPEARPQLCSRKLSLQERSQLDANGRCVYAALPHSPVGSPQSSPRLPRRPTVESHHVSITGMQDCVQLNQYTLKDEIGKGSYGVVKLAYNENDNTYYAMKVLSKKKLIRQAGFPRRPPPRGTRPAPGGCIQPRGPIEQVYQEIAILKKLDHPNVVKLVEVLDDPNEDHLYMVFELVNQGPVMEVPTLKPLSEDQARFYFQDLIKGIEYLHYQKIIHRDIKPSNLLVGEDGHIKIADFGVSNEFKGSDALLSNTVGTPAFMAPESLSETRKIFSGKALDVWAMGVTLYCFVFGQCPFMDERIMCLHSKIKSQALEFPDQPDIAEDLKDLITRMLDKNPESRIVVPEIKLHPWVTRHGAEPLPSEDENCTLVEVTEEEVENSVKHIPSLATVILVKTMIRKRSFGNPFEGSRREERSLSAPGNLLTKQGSEDSLRAPDPPPVGEEEVLL; encoded by the exons ATGTCATCATGCGTCTCTAGTCAGCCCAGCAGCGACCCAGCCGCCCTCCAGGATGAGCTGGGGGGCGGCGGCGACAGCGAAGGCCAGAAGCCCTGTGAAGCCCTGCAGGGCCTCTCGTCCCTGAGCATCCGCCTGGGCATGGAGTCCTTCATCGTGGTCACCGAGTGTGAGCCGGGCTGCGTGGCGGACCGCGGCCTGGCCCGGGACCGGCCCCTGGAGGCCCACGGCCGAGATGGGCCCCTCGACGCCTCCGGCTCCGGGCCCGAGGCCCGGCCGCAGCTGTGCAGTCGCAAGCTCTCTCTGCAGGAGCGGTCCCAGCTGGACGCGAACGGACGCTGCGTCTACGCGGCCCTGCCCCACTCGCCGGTGGGCTCCCCGCAGTCGTCGCCGCGGCTGCCCCGGCGGCCCACGGTGGAGTCCCACCACGTCTCCATCACGGGCATGCAG GATTGTGTACAGCTGAATCAGTACACGCTGAAGGATGAAATTGGAAAG GGCTCCTATGGTGTGGTCAAGTTGGCCTACAATGAAAATGACAATACCTATTAC GCGATGAAGGTGCTGTCCAAAAAGAAGCTGATCCGACAGGCGGGCTTTCCAC gtcgccccccaccccgaggcACCCGGCCAGCCCCCGGCGGCTGCATCCAGCCTAGGGGCCCCATTGAGCAGGTGTACCAGGAAATCGCCATCCTCAAGAAGCTAGACCACCCCAATGTGGTGAAGCTGGTGGAG GTCCTGGATGACCCCAATGAGGACCATCTGTACATGG TGTTTGAACTGGTCAACCAAGG GCCTGTGATGGAAGTGCCCACCCTCAAACCACTCTCCGAAGACCAGGCCCGTTTCTACTTCCAGGACCTGATCAAAGGCATAGAGTACC TGCACTACCAGAAGATCATCCACCGGGACATCAAACCTTCCAACCTGCTCGTGGGAGAAGATGGCCACATCAAGATTGCCGACTTTGGTGTGAGCAACGAGTTCAAGGGCAGCGATGCGCTCCTTTCTAACACCGTCGGCACGCCCGCCTTCATGGCGCCGGAGTCACTCTCGGAGACCCGGAAGATCTTCTCTGGGAAG GCTTTGGATGTCTGGGCCATGGGCGTGACGCTGTATTGCTTTGTGTTTGGCCAG TGCCCATTCATGGACGAGCGGATCATGTGTTTACACagtaagatcaagagtcaggcccTGGAGTTTCCAGATCA GCCCGATATAGCTGAGGACTTGAAGGACCTAATCACCCGCATGTTGGACAAGAACCCGGAATCAAGGATCGTGGTGCCAGAAATCAAG CTGCACCCCTGGGTCACGAGGCATGGGGCGGAGCCGTTGCCATCGGAGGACGAGAACTGCACGCTGGTCGAGGTGACCGAAGAGGAGGTCGAGAATTCGGTCAAACACATTCCCAGCCTGGCAACCGTG ATCCTGGTGAAGACCATGATACGGAAACGCTCCTTCGGGAACCCGTTTGAGGGCAGCCGGCGGGAGGAGCGCTCATTGTCGGCGCCTGGAAACCTGCTCAC GAAGCAAGGCAGCGAAGACAGCCTCCGGGCCCCCGACCCGCCCCccgtgggggaggaggaagtgcTCTTGTGA